The genomic stretch ATTTTTTGCGAAACGGGATTGGTTGTCACTCCATTCCTCCCCGGAGATTCTTTGCTTTTTGTCGCGGGAGCTATTTCGGCTTTGCCCGATATGCCTTTGGAGGTTAATATTCTCGCTTTGGTTTTATTTATTTCGGCTGTGCTGGGCGATTCCTGTAATTATATGATAGGACACTTTTTTGGACGTAAACTTTTCAATAATCCCGATTCCCGTATATTTAGGCAAAGTCATTTGGAAAAGACACATGAATTTTATAAAAAATACGGAGGAAAGACAATCATTATTGCCCGTTTTGTACCTATAGTCCGTACATTTGCTCCTTTTGTTGCGGGTATGGGTAAAATGCATTATTATTATTTTATGGTGTATAATCTGATAGGGGGAACTTTGTGGGTCGGTATTTTCTGTTATGCCGGTTATTTTTTCGGCGATCTTCCATTTGTACAGAAGAATCTGAAATTGCTGATTGTGGCTATTATTGTCGTTTCTATATTGCCTGCCGTC from Phocaeicola dorei encodes the following:
- a CDS encoding DedA family protein, whose translation is MEFLLDFILHIDQYMIDIVQEYHTWAYVILFIIIFCETGLVVTPFLPGDSLLFVAGAISALPDMPLEVNILALVLFISAVLGDSCNYMIGHFFGRKLFNNPDSRIFRQSHLEKTHEFYKKYGGKTIIIARFVPIVRTFAPFVAGMGKMHYYYFMVYNLIGGTLWVGIFCYAGYFFGDLPFVQKNLKLLIVAIIVVSILPAVIEVGRNKWKTRNY